One Thermoplasma volcanium GSS1 genomic window carries:
- a CDS encoding DNA-directed DNA polymerase translates to MQVDIRIVSASYRQSDVAVEIFGRSREGKSVSALFFGFKPYFDVVEPDNEYLSSIRNDDEYVKEEDKVLWVHGSMHNVKRIYIRSPWKVPEYRRRCPFEVLAADIPFHHRFIYDFDLGACVRITGEDISGTEGNFTTDLVLKIDKIENIPDFNVNLKVLSFDVENEINRENVEDYGKILVIGYSIMFGDIQKKGEIHGDEKEILYRFIDLIRAEDPDVITGYNIDGYDMLVIQRRMEQYGIHLNLGRDGSVPRRIMDQFWRVHGRLISDTWWNVKKILHPKHESLDYIAMKLLGEGKDSIDRLNIEAEWQKRQDEVISYCIKDADLTLRIFEKLRVLERLMFMSTVTKLPLDDVANAGTSNYVDSILIRAADRENIGVPMNAHNLKEDEIQGGYVHTIGAGLYSNVIVLDFKSMYPSMIIKYNVCFTTLDPKGEIVSPTGIRFLSPEKKKGLIPRILQELMADRDDVKKRMKEAKSEDERLFYDGIQNAIKVLMNTFYGVLASSFYRFTDPKIGSAITAFARETIKHIIDVLESSGHRVIYGDTDSVFVESGDVRQEDAIKTGKELSQKLSEEEGLTLDFQMVLDPFFSHGAKKRYAGKCVYPEDMKGEIIIKGYEVRRTDSFDLQSTALSKVIDFILDRDVQGAINYADDLVKKVRNGDPSIDIESLVISRTVKDFSSYKANTDSLANIRAARKLIERGETFVPGMKVSWIVTNGKKTPQEVEPYIYGSKLESKPDWDYYAKRLSETLNRVIDVFRKDMVQGNRISSLDSFSSKKTEEPAKNKPEKRNTSTLDSFFS, encoded by the coding sequence ATGCAAGTCGACATTAGAATAGTGTCTGCCTCCTATAGGCAGAGTGATGTTGCGGTGGAGATCTTTGGCCGATCCAGAGAAGGTAAGTCTGTAAGCGCCCTCTTCTTTGGCTTCAAGCCTTACTTTGATGTGGTCGAGCCGGATAATGAATATCTGTCGTCCATAAGGAATGATGATGAGTATGTAAAGGAAGAAGACAAGGTGCTATGGGTTCATGGTTCGATGCATAACGTCAAAAGGATATACATAAGGTCGCCCTGGAAAGTGCCAGAATATAGACGAAGGTGCCCTTTTGAGGTCTTGGCCGCCGATATTCCTTTCCATCATAGGTTCATATACGATTTTGACCTCGGAGCTTGCGTAAGGATAACCGGTGAAGACATAAGTGGTACAGAGGGAAATTTTACCACAGATCTTGTTTTGAAGATAGATAAAATAGAGAATATACCTGACTTCAACGTCAACTTGAAAGTTCTGAGCTTTGACGTTGAAAATGAAATTAATAGGGAGAACGTAGAGGATTACGGAAAGATACTTGTAATAGGATATTCCATAATGTTCGGCGATATACAAAAGAAAGGGGAAATACACGGGGACGAAAAAGAGATATTATATCGGTTCATCGATCTGATAAGAGCCGAAGATCCTGACGTTATAACTGGATACAATATAGACGGATACGACATGCTTGTTATACAAAGGAGAATGGAGCAGTACGGTATACACCTAAATTTAGGGAGAGATGGATCAGTCCCAAGGAGAATAATGGATCAATTCTGGAGGGTTCACGGAAGGCTTATAAGTGATACGTGGTGGAATGTGAAGAAGATACTCCATCCAAAACATGAATCGCTCGATTATATAGCTATGAAGTTGCTTGGCGAAGGAAAAGATTCTATAGACAGGCTGAACATAGAGGCGGAATGGCAGAAAAGACAGGATGAGGTTATATCGTACTGCATTAAGGATGCTGATCTTACTCTTCGCATATTCGAAAAGTTACGCGTCCTAGAGAGATTAATGTTCATGAGTACTGTAACAAAACTTCCCCTGGACGATGTTGCTAACGCAGGTACGAGCAACTATGTCGATTCTATACTGATAAGGGCAGCCGATAGGGAAAACATAGGCGTGCCTATGAACGCACACAACTTAAAGGAGGACGAAATACAAGGGGGTTACGTTCACACCATAGGGGCCGGCCTGTATTCCAACGTCATAGTCCTTGACTTTAAAAGTATGTATCCCTCTATGATCATTAAGTATAACGTTTGCTTTACTACTCTTGATCCAAAGGGCGAAATAGTATCCCCGACAGGCATAAGATTCTTGTCGCCTGAAAAGAAAAAGGGGCTAATCCCAAGGATTCTGCAAGAACTCATGGCTGACAGGGATGACGTCAAGAAGAGGATGAAAGAGGCAAAGAGCGAAGATGAGCGTTTATTCTACGATGGCATACAAAATGCAATCAAGGTATTGATGAATACATTCTACGGCGTCCTTGCCTCATCCTTCTACCGCTTTACAGATCCGAAAATCGGAAGTGCGATAACAGCTTTTGCTAGAGAAACGATAAAACACATAATAGATGTTTTGGAAAGCAGCGGCCACAGGGTAATATACGGGGATACAGATAGCGTGTTTGTTGAATCAGGGGACGTAAGGCAGGAAGACGCTATAAAAACCGGTAAAGAACTCAGCCAGAAGCTGTCAGAGGAAGAGGGCCTTACACTGGATTTCCAGATGGTTCTAGATCCATTTTTTTCACACGGCGCTAAGAAAAGGTACGCTGGAAAGTGCGTCTATCCAGAGGACATGAAGGGAGAGATAATAATAAAGGGTTACGAAGTTCGAAGGACAGATTCCTTTGATTTACAGAGTACTGCCCTTTCGAAGGTGATCGATTTCATACTCGATCGCGATGTTCAGGGTGCAATAAATTACGCCGACGATCTGGTGAAAAAGGTACGCAATGGTGATCCGTCCATAGATATCGAGAGCCTCGTAATTTCTAGAACTGTTAAGGACTTTTCATCCTACAAGGCAAATACCGATTCACTTGCAAATATCAGGGCGGCCAGAAAGCTCATAGAAAGGGGCGAAACATTTGTGCCGGGCATGAAGGTATCGTGGATAGTAACGAACGGCAAAAAGACCCCGCAGGAAGTTGAACCGTACATATATGGCTCTAAGTTGGAGTCTAAACCAGACTGGGACTACTATGCTAAAAGGTTATCAGAAACCCTAAATAGGGTTATAGATGTATTCAGAAAAGATATGGTCCAAGGCAATAGGATAAGCAGCCTAGATTCGTTTTCTTCTAAAAAAACTGAAGAACCGGCAAAAAATAAGCCTGAAAAGAGGAACACAAGCACACTAGACAGCTTTTTCTCCTAA
- a CDS encoding ornithine cyclodeaminase (catalyzes the formation of L-proline from L-ornithine): MYYVTEDDVDKNFDMKAAINAVREAFEEYGKGRAYSSTRVRTFSQDGVLNTMPAAMEKYHISGLKSYYATRNGAKFVVVLFDTAADELLAIIEANRLGQIRTGAVTAYATSILHKNVEIFAIIGSGFQAETQLEGMLKVANPTEIRVYSRNQEHARNFSERSSKKFGVSIRAVESAEAALIGADTITTITNSNVPIVYRKYLGDEYHINLAGSNYINRREAESAVLSDANIVVTEHLEQSLIESVEISEYVKLGGKPIELKDVAVDPTRYSKFHRTVFKSMGIGLEDIISGYAVLKNMGII; encoded by the coding sequence ATGTATTACGTTACTGAAGATGACGTGGATAAGAATTTTGATATGAAAGCCGCAATTAACGCTGTCCGTGAAGCTTTTGAGGAATATGGGAAAGGCCGTGCCTATTCTTCGACGCGAGTTAGGACATTTTCTCAAGATGGAGTACTTAATACTATGCCAGCTGCAATGGAAAAATATCATATATCTGGTTTGAAGTCCTATTATGCAACTCGGAATGGAGCAAAATTCGTAGTTGTGCTTTTTGATACCGCAGCTGACGAACTTCTAGCAATTATAGAAGCCAACAGGCTGGGGCAGATCCGAACAGGTGCAGTAACTGCCTATGCAACATCAATTCTGCATAAGAACGTTGAAATTTTCGCAATTATAGGGTCCGGCTTCCAAGCAGAAACACAGCTAGAAGGAATGCTTAAGGTGGCAAATCCAACTGAAATAAGGGTATATTCGCGTAATCAAGAACACGCGCGAAACTTTTCTGAAAGATCATCCAAGAAATTTGGCGTAAGCATAAGGGCAGTAGAATCAGCTGAGGCTGCTCTAATTGGAGCAGATACAATAACAACTATAACAAATAGCAATGTGCCAATTGTTTACAGGAAATACCTTGGAGACGAATATCACATAAACCTCGCTGGATCGAACTATATAAATCGCCGGGAGGCCGAATCAGCCGTTCTCTCTGATGCAAACATTGTAGTTACTGAGCACTTAGAACAATCATTGATAGAATCTGTTGAAATATCGGAATACGTAAAATTAGGCGGCAAACCGATCGAACTCAAGGATGTAGCTGTCGATCCAACTAGATACTCAAAATTCCATAGAACGGTGTTCAAGTCTATGGGTATTGGGTTGGAAGACATCATCTCCGGATATGCAGTATTAAAAAACATGGGCATTATTTAA
- a CDS encoding SIS domain-containing protein has protein sequence MTDILPEYRKKHPYVMYEMMKQIPEGIDKTLKAAQSVDYSFLGDDITFIGNGTAYHAGYIGSGIIEKYGLRRRVVQAYEYLNYLKYSSSFIGISHTGKTKSTVDAMLKARITGKTAGITHYRDSPLYNSVDVPILIEDEDKSLCNTKAFFNSAFAALYVSSIYLGKDIDFKSLRNEIAKHVNDDDKEMESASAELDNVKDIFVLGSGPNFPVAREAAQKIREATHLHAEGIELEEFNHGCTAVMDENTLVILVETERDKERANQIVRASSYVGSPTMAINGDAEISYYSDYQDEYLSPFVNMVPLYYLAYYLAVRRGINPDYLRFEDERYRNYDNTVFPPGAH, from the coding sequence ATGACCGACATACTACCTGAGTATAGAAAGAAACATCCTTACGTAATGTACGAAATGATGAAACAGATACCTGAAGGAATTGACAAAACACTTAAGGCAGCTCAATCAGTTGATTACAGCTTCCTTGGTGATGACATAACATTCATAGGTAACGGCACTGCCTACCATGCCGGATATATTGGTTCGGGGATCATTGAGAAATATGGGTTAAGGAGAAGGGTAGTGCAAGCTTACGAATATCTAAACTATTTGAAGTACTCATCTTCATTCATCGGCATATCCCATACGGGAAAGACGAAAAGCACTGTGGATGCTATGTTGAAAGCAAGAATTACCGGAAAGACGGCTGGTATAACTCACTACCGTGACTCGCCGCTTTATAATTCAGTTGATGTACCTATCTTAATAGAGGATGAAGACAAATCACTCTGCAATACAAAGGCCTTCTTCAACTCAGCATTTGCAGCGCTCTATGTTTCATCAATATATCTTGGCAAAGATATAGATTTTAAATCGTTAAGAAACGAAATAGCAAAACACGTGAATGATGATGACAAGGAGATGGAATCAGCCTCAGCTGAGTTGGACAACGTAAAAGACATATTCGTTCTCGGTTCTGGCCCTAACTTCCCAGTCGCACGGGAAGCTGCCCAGAAGATTAGGGAGGCGACCCACCTTCATGCTGAGGGAATAGAGCTGGAAGAATTCAACCACGGATGTACGGCCGTTATGGACGAAAATACTCTAGTAATCTTAGTCGAGACTGAAAGAGACAAAGAGAGGGCCAATCAGATAGTCAGAGCGTCTAGCTACGTAGGTTCTCCTACGATGGCCATAAATGGAGATGCTGAGATCTCCTATTATAGTGATTATCAAGACGAATACCTTTCTCCATTTGTTAATATGGTACCTCTTTATTATTTGGCCTACTACCTTGCAGTTAGAAGAGGGATAAACCCAGATTATCTCAGATTCGAAGACGAAAGGTATAGAAATTACGACAACACGGTTTTTCCCCCTGGGGCTCATTGA
- a CDS encoding 3-hydroxyacyl-CoA dehydrogenase NAD-binding domain-containing protein: MEISNIGVVGSGVMGQGIAQVFAKAGYKVTIVDVNEQILENALKAISDGKYGLRNLVNKGQISENDLNSIMSRISTSTEYTSLSSCDFIVEAVPEDLRIKREVFAKLESNVSKDTILASNTSGIMIAEITSGLSYKERIIGMHWFNPAPVMKLIEVVKAQLTSEETFNTTMELAKEIGKVPIKVADVPGFYTTRFIEGWLLSAIRSAEQGVATRKDIDAMTKMAFGFPMGPFELMDIIGIDTVYHIATYLYEETGDPQFIPPISLKQMVLNGYIGDKKVKFGSKGGWFDLYGHE; encoded by the coding sequence ATGGAGATTAGTAACATAGGAGTTGTTGGAAGCGGAGTTATGGGCCAGGGCATAGCACAAGTCTTTGCCAAGGCAGGGTATAAAGTGACTATTGTTGACGTTAACGAACAGATACTGGAAAATGCTTTAAAAGCTATCTCGGATGGCAAATATGGACTCAGAAACCTAGTTAACAAAGGTCAGATATCTGAAAATGACCTAAATAGCATCATGTCCAGAATATCTACGTCAACGGAATACACTTCATTATCTTCCTGCGATTTCATTGTGGAAGCAGTACCTGAAGACCTTCGAATAAAGAGAGAAGTGTTTGCGAAGCTAGAATCTAACGTTAGTAAAGACACAATACTTGCATCCAATACCTCAGGAATAATGATCGCTGAAATTACCTCTGGCCTGAGCTATAAGGAGAGGATTATAGGCATGCACTGGTTTAACCCGGCCCCAGTGATGAAGTTGATAGAGGTCGTTAAAGCACAGCTGACATCAGAAGAAACATTTAACACAACTATGGAGCTTGCTAAGGAGATCGGCAAAGTACCTATAAAGGTAGCAGACGTACCTGGTTTCTACACTACAAGGTTTATAGAAGGGTGGCTTTTGTCTGCTATAAGATCCGCTGAACAGGGCGTAGCAACAAGAAAGGATATAGATGCTATGACAAAGATGGCATTCGGCTTCCCTATGGGGCCCTTTGAACTTATGGACATCATTGGGATAGATACTGTATACCATATTGCGACGTACCTTTACGAAGAAACAGGCGATCCGCAGTTCATCCCGCCAATAAGCTTGAAGCAAATGGTGCTAAATGGCTATATTGGAGACAAGAAGGTAAAATTCGGAAGCAAAGGCGGATGGTTCGATCTCTACGGACATGAGTGA
- a CDS encoding uracil-DNA glycosylase: MEDVWKDISEMNSDLIGCEKCPRLVTFRKEVAKRDKKFRGQEYWSRPVPGYGDISGRLLIVGLAPAATGGNRTGRVFTGDKSSDFLVSCLFEAGITNQPTSVSRGDGLVYIDSYITAAVKCVPPDNKPTMDEIKNCMPYLIFEVKQMKNLKVVLALGKIAFDSVLDVLRSFGTNTKGMKFVHGNVYDTGTFKLVPSYHPSPRNVNTGKLKREDFVSLLQKVKALISE, from the coding sequence ATGGAAGATGTATGGAAAGACATAAGCGAAATGAATTCAGATCTCATTGGCTGTGAGAAATGCCCTAGGCTGGTTACTTTTAGGAAAGAGGTTGCTAAGAGGGACAAAAAGTTTCGTGGGCAGGAATATTGGTCTAGGCCGGTTCCAGGCTATGGGGATATCTCTGGCCGCCTATTAATTGTAGGGCTGGCCCCTGCAGCTACTGGCGGGAATAGAACCGGAAGGGTTTTTACAGGCGATAAGAGTTCTGATTTCCTTGTGTCTTGCCTATTCGAAGCAGGCATAACGAACCAGCCGACATCAGTTAGTAGGGGCGATGGCCTCGTTTACATTGATTCGTACATTACCGCAGCGGTTAAATGCGTACCTCCAGACAATAAGCCTACCATGGATGAAATAAAGAATTGTATGCCGTACCTCATTTTCGAGGTGAAGCAGATGAAGAACCTAAAGGTAGTCCTTGCACTTGGAAAGATTGCATTTGATTCGGTACTCGATGTGCTGAGAAGCTTTGGAACCAATACGAAGGGGATGAAGTTCGTGCATGGAAACGTATACGATACGGGTACTTTTAAGCTGGTTCCCTCTTACCATCCAAGCCCTCGGAATGTCAATACAGGGAAGTTAAAAAGGGAAGATTTTGTTTCATTGCTGCAAAAGGTCAAGGCTTTAATTTCAGAATGA
- a CDS encoding NRAMP family divalent metal transporter encodes MDINIGTTHKVFHVLSKIGPAWIVMMADVDVASIITGLQSGAEFGFHMIFVMLILIPPLFIVQNAAGYLGIYSGMGVGEAIRQRYGRRLALLAAIPMASTDILSYIAEYSGIAIGLYMVGVSPYISVPVVFVIHNLIVLMRRYGRIESILMIVSVGLVLFIIVSVALMKPSWHSVILTGLNPIQPYGNHDFDIMIIANLGAIIMPFMIFYQAGASVQKSLLDQDIKISRNETAIGSIVSEVLMVMIVIAGTFIGGYATEPKMLAAALLPFGTYAYYITAAGFVTAGFLALIVISLASSWGIAEALGWKLYSGRRRGMHKAQMKGLTEERSDCDRRKFIYLYMGESIPAAAIALSFSAYLLPLVIDLMIVFVLVLAPVGVLLGLLVSDQKIMNGHRLSKRYMALFWFTLAIIEIAGLYSIITSI; translated from the coding sequence ATGGATATAAATATTGGAACCACACACAAAGTATTTCATGTCTTATCTAAAATCGGTCCCGCATGGATTGTAATGATGGCTGATGTAGATGTAGCAAGCATAATAACTGGACTTCAATCTGGCGCAGAATTTGGATTCCACATGATATTCGTAATGCTTATCCTTATCCCGCCTCTTTTCATAGTACAGAACGCCGCAGGTTACCTTGGCATATATTCGGGAATGGGCGTCGGGGAAGCGATAAGGCAGAGGTACGGGCGGAGACTTGCACTGCTTGCTGCTATACCTATGGCCTCGACAGACATACTTTCTTACATAGCCGAGTATAGCGGTATAGCTATCGGGCTATACATGGTGGGCGTCTCCCCTTATATATCCGTACCTGTTGTTTTCGTTATACATAATTTGATAGTGCTAATGAGGAGGTACGGAAGAATAGAGAGTATACTCATGATCGTGTCAGTGGGCCTCGTCCTTTTTATAATAGTCAGCGTTGCGCTTATGAAACCGTCATGGCATTCTGTTATACTTACGGGGTTAAATCCCATACAACCGTACGGAAACCATGATTTTGACATTATGATAATAGCGAACCTAGGGGCCATAATAATGCCGTTTATGATATTTTATCAAGCTGGGGCGAGCGTACAGAAATCATTGTTGGACCAAGACATAAAAATAAGCAGGAATGAAACCGCAATAGGTTCAATCGTAAGCGAGGTGCTTATGGTTATGATCGTTATCGCTGGAACATTCATAGGCGGATACGCAACTGAACCAAAGATGCTTGCGGCTGCATTGCTCCCCTTCGGCACCTATGCATATTACATCACTGCAGCTGGCTTCGTAACTGCAGGATTCCTCGCACTCATTGTCATATCACTGGCATCCTCATGGGGGATTGCAGAAGCTCTCGGCTGGAAACTTTACTCGGGCAGGCGCCGTGGTATGCATAAGGCGCAAATGAAAGGTCTAACAGAAGAAAGATCGGACTGCGATAGAAGAAAATTCATCTATTTATACATGGGAGAGAGCATACCCGCAGCAGCAATAGCACTCTCGTTTTCTGCCTATCTTCTTCCACTGGTCATAGATCTCATGATAGTCTTTGTTCTAGTGCTGGCACCGGTCGGTGTACTCCTAGGCTTGCTTGTATCAGATCAAAAAATAATGAACGGGCACAGACTATCGAAGCGTTATATGGCACTATTTTGGTTTACACTCGCTATAATAGAGATAGCCGGGCTATACAGCATAATAACTTCAATTTAA
- the ileS gene encoding isoleucine--tRNA ligase, which yields MQAQRYRLIEQGNTIMDIDNEILRYWNDHAINEKIFKKEGTKKFVFLEGPPTANGRPHIGHAMTRTIKDIVLRYNTMTGHKIYRRYGGWDCHGLPVELEAEKYFGFKTKSDIINYGVEKFNSYCRDSVFRYIDEWKTVDQIIGFSIDHSGDYITLRNEYIESEWYVLKYIYENGLLYKDYTVVPYCPRCETSLSSHEVAQGYKDVKDPSVYVRFKEKGSENTYFVAWTTTPWTLPSNEFLVVNPDIEYSLIEYNNAKYYVASSRAQYIFKDFKVLKKMKGFELAGKGYEQLLPFLDPPAGALRVVTGDFVTDIDGSGIVHAAPAFGSDDYQIGKRENVPILNPVDKNGRFSDERLPWYGKKVREANEDIIVYLKNNGLLIKSEKYEHSYPFCYRCDTPLLYYPLDAWFIRVSSVRDKLVENNEKIRWKPDYLKHGRFGNFLDEAKDWNLSRDRFWGTPLPVWRCRNNHVRFIGSRKEIEEMGATVPQDLHRPYIDEVKFVCPDCGEEMRREPYVIDTWFDSGSATYAAMHYPFEDNFDPSSDLPVSFITEAIDQTRGWFYVLHVISTIMFNKNAYDSALSISFILDEQGRKMSKSKGNSVFALDYLKQVAPDSLRLFFLYGAPWKSKNLDRKIIDEVSRRVISTLLNVYSFFAYNANIDGFEFKGILEAKDTLDKWLISKINTFIIESRRAYDDLDFHEVVRLSMDFVDNLSNFYLRLSRRRFWAEDVTEDKLAAYSTLYTAIMTCSKVLAPIVPFVSDYLYLSLHGPYESIHLDSFPEPDTSKIDHDLEKRMDQAYSVIETVRRIRQEINIKGRQPVKEILLSGNIDPEIIPVVSQEVNAKEIRIVSSEQRPLKYTVDLKMETAAPILRSSVNSVREALKSIDGKAAFDAVQNGGKLRVLDHELTGEMLNISTIPDPDYGYSRDEKNGIDVFVNKRIDRNEYLEGLAREIVRRIQLMRKEMNLDYTDRINVWIDPVGDFSDAIDKFESYIKAETQCDSLNVGHTDDLRKWEIGDETIGIRIEKVVPK from the coding sequence ATGCAAGCTCAAAGGTATAGGCTTATCGAACAGGGTAACACTATAATGGATATCGACAACGAAATTCTTAGATATTGGAATGATCACGCAATAAATGAGAAGATTTTCAAAAAAGAAGGTACGAAGAAATTTGTCTTTCTTGAAGGGCCGCCAACAGCTAACGGAAGACCTCACATAGGGCACGCAATGACGAGAACGATCAAGGATATAGTCCTCCGGTATAATACCATGACTGGTCACAAGATATACAGGCGTTATGGAGGATGGGACTGCCACGGTCTACCCGTTGAACTCGAAGCTGAGAAGTATTTCGGATTTAAGACAAAATCCGATATAATAAACTATGGCGTCGAGAAGTTCAATAGCTATTGCAGGGATAGCGTATTTAGGTACATAGATGAGTGGAAAACCGTAGACCAGATCATCGGATTTTCAATAGACCATAGCGGCGACTACATAACGTTGAGGAATGAATACATAGAGAGTGAGTGGTATGTCCTCAAATATATATACGAAAATGGCCTACTCTACAAAGATTATACTGTTGTGCCTTACTGCCCACGTTGTGAAACGAGCCTCAGTTCTCATGAGGTTGCCCAAGGGTATAAGGATGTTAAAGATCCTTCGGTTTACGTAAGATTTAAGGAGAAGGGATCTGAGAATACTTACTTCGTGGCATGGACTACCACTCCATGGACGCTGCCGTCTAATGAATTCCTCGTTGTTAATCCTGACATTGAATATTCCTTAATAGAATACAATAATGCAAAGTATTACGTAGCGAGTTCCAGAGCTCAATACATATTTAAAGACTTCAAGGTCTTAAAGAAGATGAAGGGCTTCGAACTAGCAGGTAAGGGTTACGAACAGCTCCTGCCTTTCCTCGATCCACCTGCAGGTGCACTCCGCGTCGTAACTGGTGACTTCGTTACGGATATCGATGGATCTGGCATAGTGCATGCTGCGCCTGCTTTTGGTTCCGACGATTACCAGATAGGAAAAAGGGAAAACGTACCCATATTGAATCCAGTAGACAAGAACGGAAGGTTCTCCGATGAAAGGCTCCCATGGTATGGAAAGAAAGTTAGGGAGGCAAATGAAGACATAATAGTTTACCTTAAGAATAACGGTTTGCTTATCAAGAGCGAGAAGTACGAACACAGCTATCCGTTTTGCTACCGTTGCGATACTCCTTTACTTTATTATCCGCTGGATGCTTGGTTTATTAGGGTATCATCTGTAAGGGATAAACTAGTAGAAAATAACGAAAAGATAAGATGGAAGCCAGATTACTTGAAGCACGGAAGGTTTGGCAATTTCCTCGATGAAGCCAAAGACTGGAACCTGAGCAGAGATAGATTTTGGGGAACACCATTGCCAGTATGGCGTTGCCGCAACAACCATGTACGATTCATAGGAAGCAGAAAGGAAATAGAGGAGATGGGAGCTACTGTACCTCAGGATCTTCATCGGCCGTATATAGACGAAGTCAAATTCGTATGCCCTGATTGCGGAGAAGAGATGAGGAGAGAACCATACGTTATAGATACGTGGTTCGATTCAGGAAGCGCTACATACGCAGCTATGCACTATCCATTTGAAGATAACTTCGATCCATCCTCCGATCTGCCAGTATCATTCATAACTGAGGCCATCGACCAGACCAGGGGGTGGTTTTACGTTTTGCACGTAATTTCAACCATAATGTTCAACAAGAATGCGTATGACAGCGCATTGTCTATAAGCTTTATCCTGGATGAGCAAGGCAGAAAGATGAGCAAAAGCAAAGGCAACTCAGTTTTTGCTCTGGACTATTTGAAGCAAGTGGCACCAGATTCACTCAGACTCTTTTTCCTCTACGGAGCCCCGTGGAAATCTAAAAACCTTGACAGGAAGATTATAGATGAGGTCTCAAGGCGTGTGATATCTACATTATTGAACGTTTACTCATTCTTTGCATACAATGCAAATATTGATGGCTTTGAGTTCAAAGGCATCTTAGAAGCTAAGGATACTCTTGATAAATGGCTCATATCTAAGATCAACACATTCATAATCGAGTCTAGAAGAGCATACGATGACCTCGATTTCCACGAAGTTGTAAGGTTATCGATGGATTTCGTGGATAACCTCTCAAACTTTTACCTTAGGCTGTCGAGGAGGAGATTTTGGGCTGAAGATGTGACTGAAGATAAGTTAGCAGCTTATTCAACACTCTATACAGCTATAATGACATGTTCGAAGGTTCTAGCGCCCATTGTTCCTTTTGTTTCTGACTACTTATACCTTAGCCTCCACGGCCCTTACGAAAGCATACACCTGGATTCGTTCCCAGAGCCTGATACATCAAAGATAGACCATGATCTAGAAAAAAGAATGGATCAGGCATACTCTGTCATTGAAACTGTTAGGAGGATAAGACAGGAGATAAATATAAAGGGAAGACAGCCAGTGAAGGAAATACTGCTGTCCGGCAATATAGACCCTGAGATAATACCAGTAGTATCGCAGGAGGTTAACGCAAAGGAGATAAGGATCGTAAGTTCAGAGCAAAGGCCATTAAAGTATACCGTTGATCTTAAGATGGAGACAGCTGCTCCAATCCTTAGGTCTTCAGTAAACTCAGTGAGGGAGGCTTTAAAGTCCATAGATGGAAAGGCTGCATTTGATGCTGTGCAGAACGGGGGAAAGCTTAGGGTGCTGGACCACGAGCTAACTGGCGAAATGCTAAACATTTCGACAATACCAGACCCTGACTATGGATATTCTAGAGATGAAAAAAATGGCATAGATGTGTTCGTAAACAAAAGGATAGACAGGAACGAATACTTGGAAGGCCTCGCCAGAGAGATAGTAAGGAGAATACAATTAATGAGAAAGGAGATGAACCTTGACTACACAGACAGAATAAACGTATGGATAGATCCTGTTGGAGATTTTTCTGACGCTATCGACAAGTTCGAATCGTACATAAAAGCCGAGACTCAGTGCGATTCCCTCAATGTCGGCCATACAGATGATCTAAGAAAATGGGAAATAGGAGACGAAACGATTGGAATAAGAATAGAAAAAGTGGTTCCTAAGTAG
- a CDS encoding rhodanese-like domain-containing protein, which produces MKVLREDEESEIVKQFLDDNNSVIVDFDPIDLYEAVHPPFSIRLSIDRISAMPLSILRRRAAAFVSDPQTLSKLLNNDIAGKFDFIYDNSNRSWQKYYPFSYYRSINAADLYENIKAYTVLDVREPFELIFGSIANSINIPISELREKWKILERDKKYAVICAHGNRSAAAVEFLSQLGLNIVDVEGGIQSWIEEGYPVVYGRESAED; this is translated from the coding sequence GTGAAAGTGCTAAGGGAAGATGAGGAAAGCGAGATAGTAAAACAGTTTCTGGATGACAATAATTCGGTTATTGTGGATTTTGATCCTATTGATTTATATGAAGCTGTGCATCCTCCTTTCTCAATAAGACTATCGATTGATCGTATTTCTGCAATGCCCCTCTCCATATTAAGGAGGCGCGCAGCAGCTTTTGTTTCTGATCCCCAAACATTATCGAAGCTGCTGAATAATGATATCGCTGGAAAATTTGATTTCATATATGATAATTCCAACAGATCGTGGCAGAAATATTATCCTTTTAGCTATTACAGATCTATAAATGCCGCCGATCTGTATGAAAATATTAAGGCTTACACTGTTTTAGACGTTAGAGAGCCATTTGAGCTGATCTTTGGTTCTATTGCTAACTCCATAAATATACCTATATCTGAATTGCGCGAGAAGTGGAAGATACTCGAGCGCGATAAAAAGTACGCAGTGATTTGTGCGCACGGAAATAGAAGTGCAGCTGCGGTGGAATTCCTTAGCCAGCTTGGTCTTAACATCGTAGATGTTGAAGGTGGCATTCAGTCATGGATCGAAGAGGGATATCCCGTTGTGTATGGAAGGGAGAGTGCCGAAGATTGA